Proteins encoded within one genomic window of Humulus lupulus chromosome 1, drHumLupu1.1, whole genome shotgun sequence:
- the LOC133809214 gene encoding uncharacterized protein LOC133809214, translating into MPSYVEFMKENLTKKRKLEDYETVTLAEECSAILQKKLPPKLKDLGSFNIPCSVEGVGGSMLGFQYQPPSSSSSSSSSSNNNGDPDLETFDLGHEAVEKEKEEEVSGASIHQELARLELKETEEEPVLNPDLEEKKEEKEEEKDEEKVVDRDLSGEEMGSQNESDDGNENVNEDGYGNGNGSENENENEDEDEDEDRKREVEENDDEDGGVGENNSGNETENGSEVNNGSG; encoded by the exons ATGCCTAGTTATGTGGAGTTtatgaaagaaaatttaacgAAGAAGAGGAAactagaggattatgagacagtgaCACTTGCTGAGGAGTGCAGTGCGATACTTCAAAAGaagctacctcccaagcttaaagatctgGGTAGTTTCAACATTCCATGCTCTGTAGAGGGGGTGGGTGGTTCAATG TTAGGGTTTCAGTATCAGCCAccgtcttcctcttcttcttcttcttcttcttctaataaCAATGGTGATCCCGATCTTGAAACTTTTGATCTCGGTCATGAGGCTGtcgagaaggagaaggaagaGGAGGTAAGTGGAGCTTCTATTCATCAGGAGCTTGCgaggttggaattgaaggagacCGAGGAAGAGCCGGTTCTGAACCCGGATTtggaggagaagaaagaagaaaaagaagaagagaaggatgAGGAAAAGGTTGTTGACAGGGATTTGAGTGGAGAAGAAATGGGGAGCCAGAATGAAAGTGACGATGGAAATGAGAATGTGAATGAGGATGGGTATGGGAATGGGAATGGGAGTGAGAACGAGAATGAAAATGAGGATGAGGATGAAGATGAGGATAGGAAGAGAGAAGTAGAAGAGAACGATGATGAAGATGGTGGAGTGGGAGAGAATAACAGTGGAAATGAGACTGAAAATGGCAGTGAAGTAAATAATGGTAGCGGTTAG